In one window of Chryseobacterium viscerum DNA:
- the kduI gene encoding 5-dehydro-4-deoxy-D-glucuronate isomerase codes for MSQSEFRYAHHPEDVKKYTTEDLRREFLINDLFNEDKIKLVYSMYDRLIVGGIMPLAQALKLEPTDDLKAQHFLDRRELGIINVGGAGKVTVDGDVYELGNKEALYIGKGAKEVVFEKSGDAQPYFYINSAPAHHTYPTKKITKSEAEIVELGEEKYANKRTINKLIVNSVLETCQLQMGMTELHPGSVWNTMPAHTHTRRMEAYFYFDLEEGQTVSHFMGQPDETRHIFMTNRQAVLSPEWSIHSGVGTSNYTFIWGMAGENMDYGDMDGIKTNELK; via the coding sequence ATGTCACAATCAGAATTTCGTTACGCCCATCATCCCGAAGATGTAAAAAAGTATACCACTGAAGATCTTAGGAGGGAGTTTCTAATCAATGATTTATTTAATGAAGATAAGATAAAATTAGTCTATTCTATGTATGACAGGCTGATTGTAGGAGGTATTATGCCTTTAGCACAGGCTTTGAAGCTGGAACCTACGGACGATTTGAAAGCCCAGCATTTTCTTGACAGAAGAGAGTTGGGAATCATCAACGTTGGTGGTGCCGGAAAAGTAACAGTAGACGGTGACGTATATGAGCTAGGAAACAAAGAAGCTTTATACATCGGGAAAGGAGCTAAAGAAGTAGTTTTTGAAAAATCAGGTGATGCACAACCTTATTTTTATATCAATTCAGCGCCCGCACATCATACTTATCCAACTAAAAAAATCACGAAAAGTGAAGCCGAAATTGTAGAATTGGGTGAAGAGAAATATGCCAACAAGCGTACGATCAATAAACTGATTGTAAATTCTGTACTGGAAACCTGCCAACTTCAAATGGGAATGACGGAACTTCACCCTGGAAGCGTTTGGAATACAATGCCTGCGCATACTCACACCAGAAGAATGGAAGCCTATTTCTATTTTGATCTGGAAGAAGGGCAGACAGTAAGCCACTTCATGGGACAACCTGATGAAACGCGTCATATTTTTATGACCAACAGACAGGCGGTATTGTCTCCGGAATGGTCTATCCACTCAGGAGTCGGAACTTCCAATTATACTTTTATCTGGGGTATGGCCGGAGAAAATATGGACTACGGTGATATGGACGGTATCAAAACTAACGAACTAAAGTAA
- a CDS encoding RagB/SusD family nutrient uptake outer membrane protein produces the protein MKKTIIIISCILSLTTIHSCSDYLEPENYSSVAEAQQFDSVSDTFTALVGVYSQLAGDDGYGQRLALIYPHSSDDFRTSGDYNCNDRRGLATFGACPTNTELNKPFLKLYSGIERANLCIKNIPLSPVYKTGSDADKKLMDRYLGEALTLRAQFYYELIRNWGDIPFQDKPSADYDNLYLAKTDRDVIYEKMIADLAQAATLVPWRSEGSTTNARISKGFVKGLRARIALARAGYSLRRNPQQMVKGTNPQTYYQIALDECKDIMNHTGEHSLNPSYEQVFKALHSNSQDTTNEIIFCVGAFGGNARTDSKIGYYNGLKHDDNSSWKGGGGINALPTYFYEFSKYDLRRDMNVGIFKVNNSNQAELVNAISFTDSKYRKSWTNVTGPSQNLAVDWPLLRFSDVLLMFAEADNELHGAPSSDAINAVKAVRNRAYTGNLGQVGTIPTDKNGFFNYLVQERLLELGCEGIRKYDLIRWNLLDAKITETRQKLTAFANGTGQYANVPLNLYYKKSVYDPTKTAQQNINDIDIFFTGGDKSQVFYLPSQDATPAGYTKIAWRAAVLPTYISDPVKGFAQYFQPNKRELLPIYSDIIMSNYNLTQDYGY, from the coding sequence ATGAAAAAAACAATAATTATAATAAGTTGCATTCTATCTCTTACCACCATCCATTCATGTAGTGATTATCTTGAACCTGAAAACTATTCAAGTGTTGCAGAAGCTCAGCAATTCGATAGTGTATCCGACACATTTACCGCTTTAGTGGGAGTTTACAGCCAGCTTGCAGGTGATGACGGATACGGGCAGAGATTAGCATTAATATATCCGCATTCAAGTGATGATTTCAGAACTTCGGGAGATTACAACTGTAATGACAGAAGAGGTCTCGCAACATTTGGTGCCTGCCCTACCAATACAGAATTAAATAAGCCTTTCTTAAAATTATATTCAGGAATTGAAAGAGCCAATCTTTGCATTAAAAACATTCCGCTGTCTCCTGTTTACAAGACAGGTTCTGACGCTGATAAAAAATTAATGGACAGATACCTTGGAGAAGCTTTAACATTAAGAGCTCAGTTTTATTATGAACTGATCAGAAACTGGGGTGATATACCTTTTCAAGACAAACCATCTGCAGATTATGACAATCTTTATTTAGCGAAAACTGACAGGGACGTTATTTACGAAAAAATGATTGCTGATCTTGCCCAGGCTGCAACCTTAGTTCCGTGGAGATCCGAAGGAAGCACGACCAATGCCAGAATTTCCAAAGGTTTTGTAAAAGGATTAAGAGCAAGAATCGCACTAGCAAGAGCAGGATATTCTTTAAGAAGAAATCCACAGCAGATGGTGAAGGGAACCAATCCTCAAACCTATTATCAAATTGCTCTTGATGAATGTAAAGACATCATGAATCATACTGGTGAACATAGCTTAAACCCAAGCTACGAGCAAGTTTTCAAAGCTTTACATTCAAACTCGCAAGACACCACCAACGAAATCATTTTCTGTGTAGGAGCATTCGGAGGAAACGCAAGAACAGACAGTAAAATCGGTTACTATAATGGCTTAAAGCATGATGACAACTCCAGCTGGAAAGGCGGAGGAGGAATCAATGCCCTTCCGACTTATTTCTACGAATTCAGTAAATATGACTTGAGAAGAGATATGAACGTTGGAATTTTCAAAGTGAATAATTCTAATCAGGCTGAACTCGTAAATGCCATTTCTTTCACAGATTCTAAATACAGAAAGTCATGGACCAATGTAACAGGACCTTCTCAAAATCTTGCTGTTGACTGGCCTTTACTGCGTTTTTCAGATGTATTATTAATGTTTGCTGAAGCAGATAATGAACTTCACGGAGCGCCTTCTTCAGATGCCATCAATGCGGTAAAAGCGGTAAGAAACAGGGCTTACACAGGAAATTTAGGACAAGTTGGAACAATTCCTACCGATAAAAATGGGTTCTTCAATTATCTTGTTCAGGAAAGATTATTGGAACTGGGTTGTGAAGGGATCAGAAAATATGACTTGATCCGCTGGAATTTATTAGATGCTAAAATTACGGAAACAAGACAAAAGTTAACGGCTTTTGCCAACGGAACAGGTCAGTATGCTAACGTACCATTGAATCTTTATTATAAGAAATCAGTTTACGACCCTACAAAAACGGCACAGCAAAATATTAATGATATCGATATTTTCTTTACAGGAGGAGATAAATCCCAGGTATTTTATCTGCCTTCTCAGGATGCAACTCCAGCAGGATATACTAAAATAGCGTGGAGAGCCGCAGTGTTACCAACATATATCAGCGATCCTGTAAAAGGTTTTGCGCAATATTTCCAGCCCAACAAAAGAGAATTATTGCCTATTTACAGTGATATCATTATGTCCAATTATAACCTTACACAAGATTACGGCTACTAG
- a CDS encoding gluconate 5-dehydrogenase has product MNLFDLSGKVAVVTGGTHGLGMAMAEGLAAAGAELAITGTTPSKLEEALNYYHSKGYKASGYLFDVTDELEAAQKVALMEAAHGKIDILVNNAGIIKRIPAIDMEVEDFRKVIDVDLTGPFIMSKLVGKYMIKRRSGKIINICSMMSELGRDNVVAYASAKGGLKMLTKNLATEWAKHNIQVNGIGPGYFATSQTEPIRVDGHPFNDFIISRTPEGRWGNPEDLAGTAIFLASDASRFINGQIIYVDGGILATIGKPANE; this is encoded by the coding sequence ATGAATTTATTTGATTTATCCGGTAAAGTAGCAGTCGTTACAGGCGGTACTCACGGATTAGGAATGGCAATGGCAGAAGGTCTTGCCGCTGCAGGTGCTGAACTGGCGATCACAGGTACAACACCGTCAAAATTAGAAGAAGCTTTAAACTACTATCATTCAAAAGGGTATAAAGCATCCGGTTATCTTTTTGATGTGACAGACGAGCTGGAAGCCGCTCAGAAAGTAGCTTTAATGGAAGCTGCCCATGGAAAAATTGACATCCTTGTCAACAATGCAGGAATTATCAAACGTATTCCGGCAATCGACATGGAAGTGGAAGACTTTAGAAAAGTAATCGATGTAGACCTTACAGGACCTTTTATCATGTCGAAATTAGTTGGCAAATACATGATCAAAAGAAGATCCGGTAAGATCATCAACATCTGCTCGATGATGAGTGAACTGGGACGTGACAATGTAGTAGCCTATGCTTCTGCAAAAGGCGGCCTTAAAATGCTTACCAAAAATCTGGCGACAGAATGGGCAAAACACAATATTCAGGTAAACGGAATCGGTCCCGGATATTTTGCGACTTCTCAGACAGAACCAATCCGGGTAGATGGACATCCTTTTAATGACTTTATCATCAGCAGAACTCCGGAAGGAAGATGGGGAAATCCGGAAGATCTTGCAGGAACAGCTATTTTCTTAGCTTCTGACGCAAGCAGATTCATCAACGGACAGATCATCTACGTGGATGGAGGTATTTTGGCAACCATCGGGAAGCCTGCTAATGAGTAA
- a CDS encoding SusC/RagA family TonB-linked outer membrane protein, whose protein sequence is MDKRVHSIKWLYLTVFLLPVLATAQEKETKKETEKNIDEVVLVGYSKVSKKDVTNAVGSVKADEVKDMPVNSAAEAIQGRVAGVQITASEGSPGAEVEIKVRGGTSITQSNAPLYIVDGIQMDNALSIISPKEIESIEVLKDAASTSIYGSRGANGVVLITTKGGRKKTSAQINYSGYTGVRKITNTIPVLDPYEFVMYQYELYNKNGIADDITAFTTRYGSFNELAEKYRNIKKRDWQDELFGKEAFNFTHNLSLTGGSDKSAFSLTLNHVEEDGIMLSSGFRRSMANFKYDYDISKKLKVGFNVRYSRQLISGAGTSASGSQGTNRLRNAVRYQPFEGGSTVPIDDFDPNYATLTNLVNPLILNDNEVKEARTNDLLLNAYLNYNITKNLTFRSVVGYVQKDNFINQFWGTVTSDARSNNNQPIVQLTRNQTRRITNTNTLNYTQKFGSHKLDLLLGEETVQTDGETSSTYTKWLPVSITPNEAFANIQSATPPSGMIQDAPKTGALPPDRLLSFFGRANYIFNNKYIITASIRADASNVFGVGNRWGTFPAVSVAWKLKEENFLKNKEWLEELKLRFGYGLAGNNRIPAYLYDTFFTTSTDYGYTFGSGVTPGATTGNTLANKNVTWEATVSKNLGLDFGFFNGRLYGSIDGYITDTKDLLVLAKIPQTSGYEYQYQNSGKTQNKGLEFTLGGLIVNKENFTWKTDFNISTNKNIIKSLGANVSGGNDYYLVASGWVNSLYDFIAKVGNPVGTYYGYVTEGRYEISDFDFNPTTQAYTLKNGVPSSSSVANGSKPIQPGDLKLRDLNGDGQITAADQTELGNAQPKFFGGFSQTFRYRNWDMSLFFNFSIGNKVYNANKIEFTTQYLYRDNNMSADVADRWRWFNDQGVKVTDPTALAALNANTTMWTPPQGNYILHSYAIEDGSFLRLNNVTIGYTLPKNSLEMLGIKNFRLYATINNLFTITGYKGYDPEASTRRNPLTPGVDYAAYPRSRFILTGIDLTF, encoded by the coding sequence ATGGATAAAAGAGTACATTCAATAAAGTGGTTATATTTAACTGTCTTTCTACTTCCTGTCCTTGCTACGGCTCAAGAAAAAGAAACTAAAAAGGAAACTGAAAAAAACATTGATGAAGTGGTTTTGGTTGGTTATTCTAAAGTTTCAAAAAAAGATGTTACCAATGCTGTTGGCTCTGTAAAGGCTGACGAAGTAAAAGATATGCCTGTAAACAGTGCGGCAGAGGCAATTCAGGGAAGAGTTGCCGGTGTTCAGATCACGGCCAGTGAAGGTTCGCCTGGCGCTGAAGTTGAAATTAAGGTAAGGGGCGGTACTTCTATTACACAAAGTAATGCTCCTCTCTATATTGTAGACGGAATCCAGATGGATAACGCTCTGTCAATCATTTCTCCTAAAGAGATTGAATCTATTGAAGTTTTAAAAGATGCTGCTTCTACCTCTATTTACGGATCGCGAGGTGCCAACGGTGTTGTGTTGATCACCACAAAAGGCGGCCGCAAAAAAACCAGTGCTCAAATCAATTACAGCGGTTACACAGGGGTAAGAAAAATCACAAACACGATTCCTGTTCTTGACCCTTATGAATTTGTAATGTATCAGTATGAGCTTTACAATAAAAATGGTATTGCCGATGACATTACAGCATTTACAACCCGATATGGTAGTTTCAATGAGCTTGCTGAGAAATACAGAAATATAAAGAAAAGAGACTGGCAGGATGAGCTTTTCGGAAAAGAAGCATTCAACTTCACTCATAATTTAAGCTTAACAGGCGGTTCCGATAAATCTGCTTTTTCATTGACTTTAAATCATGTGGAAGAAGATGGGATTATGCTCTCCTCCGGCTTCAGAAGAAGCATGGCTAATTTCAAATATGATTATGATATTTCAAAAAAACTGAAGGTTGGATTTAATGTCCGATACAGCCGTCAGCTGATTTCAGGAGCAGGAACTTCTGCAAGTGGATCTCAGGGTACCAACAGATTAAGAAACGCTGTAAGATATCAACCTTTCGAAGGAGGCAGCACTGTTCCTATTGATGATTTTGATCCTAACTACGCCACATTAACGAATCTTGTAAATCCTTTAATTTTAAATGATAACGAAGTAAAAGAAGCAAGAACAAATGATTTATTGTTAAATGCATATTTGAATTATAACATTACCAAAAACTTAACTTTCAGAAGTGTTGTAGGATATGTTCAGAAAGATAATTTTATTAATCAGTTCTGGGGCACCGTTACCAGTGACGCAAGATCGAATAACAATCAGCCGATTGTACAGTTAACGAGAAACCAGACCAGAAGAATTACCAATACCAACACTTTAAATTATACCCAAAAATTTGGAAGTCATAAATTAGACTTATTATTGGGAGAAGAAACTGTACAGACTGACGGAGAAACCTCAAGTACATACACCAAATGGCTACCAGTATCTATTACACCTAATGAGGCTTTTGCTAATATCCAATCTGCAACTCCACCTTCAGGGATGATTCAGGATGCTCCCAAAACCGGTGCATTACCTCCGGACAGACTTCTTTCTTTTTTTGGTAGAGCAAACTATATTTTTAATAATAAATATATCATAACAGCCTCTATAAGAGCAGATGCATCCAATGTCTTCGGAGTAGGAAATAGATGGGGAACTTTTCCTGCAGTTTCTGTAGCATGGAAACTTAAAGAAGAAAATTTCCTTAAAAATAAAGAATGGCTGGAGGAGCTTAAATTACGTTTCGGGTATGGTCTTGCAGGAAACAACAGAATTCCGGCCTACCTTTATGATACTTTCTTCACGACTTCCACCGACTATGGATATACCTTCGGAAGCGGTGTAACTCCGGGAGCTACTACAGGAAATACTTTGGCAAACAAAAACGTAACATGGGAAGCTACCGTATCTAAAAACTTAGGACTCGACTTCGGTTTTTTTAACGGAAGATTATATGGTAGCATTGATGGATATATTACTGATACAAAAGATTTATTGGTCTTAGCAAAAATTCCTCAGACGTCAGGATATGAGTATCAGTATCAAAACTCAGGAAAAACACAGAACAAAGGTCTGGAATTTACACTGGGAGGACTTATTGTCAATAAAGAAAACTTTACATGGAAAACAGATTTCAACATTTCTACCAACAAAAATATTATTAAAAGCCTGGGGGCGAATGTTTCGGGAGGAAATGATTATTATCTGGTGGCTTCAGGATGGGTAAACAGTTTGTATGACTTCATTGCTAAAGTGGGAAATCCTGTAGGAACTTATTATGGATACGTAACTGAAGGACGCTATGAGATCAGTGATTTCGATTTCAACCCGACCACTCAGGCTTATACATTAAAAAACGGAGTTCCAAGCAGCAGTTCTGTAGCTAACGGTTCAAAACCAATCCAGCCGGGAGATCTTAAATTGAGAGACCTGAACGGTGATGGACAAATTACCGCAGCCGACCAGACCGAACTTGGAAATGCACAGCCAAAATTCTTCGGAGGTTTCAGCCAGACTTTCAGATACAGAAACTGGGATATGAGTTTATTCTTTAATTTCTCTATCGGAAACAAAGTGTATAATGCCAATAAAATCGAGTTTACCACTCAATATTTATACAGAGACAACAACATGTCTGCCGATGTTGCAGACAGATGGAGATGGTTCAATGATCAGGGGGTAAAAGTTACAGATCCTACTGCTTTGGCAGCGCTAAATGCAAACACAACCATGTGGACACCGCCACAAGGAAATTACATCCTTCATTCTTACGCCATCGAAGACGGATCTTTCTTAAGACTGAATAATGTTACAATAGGATATACCCTGCCAAAAAACTCACTGGAAATGCTTGGTATCAAAAATTTCAGACTGTATGCTACGATAAATAATTTATTTACCATCACAGGTTACAAAGGATATGATCCTGAAGCCAGTACAAGAAGAAACCCTTTAACTCCGGGAGTTGATTACGCTGCATATCCTAGAAGCAGATTTATTTTAACAGGTATTGATTTAACCTTTTAA
- the uxaC gene encoding glucuronate isomerase codes for MKPFITDNFLLQNKYAEELYFRYAEKQPIIDYHNHLIPKDIAEDTVFDNISKVWIAGDHYKWRAMRTMGVNEKFITGDASDKEKFEAWAKTVPYTLRNPLYHWTHLELKRYFEIDELLNADNASEIYENITAQLHTPEKSTRGLLKMMNVESLCTTEDPTDLLNYHQDLAKSDFTIKVSTAFRPDKAILIENHNFADYISRLGESAGIEINSYHTLCDALIKRIEYFHENGCRLCDHGLNNISFEEASQAEVNAIFNDKISGKVIAEKQVNQFKTAILLFLGEAYHKYGWVQQFHLGALRNNNERMHRILGPDTGWDSIGDFVQAETLSKLLNTLDGKDKLTKTILYNLNPADNEIFATMIGNFNDGSIKGKVQFGSGWWFLDQKDGMIKQMNALSNMGLISCFVGMLTDSRSFLSFPRHEYFRRVLCNLFGEEMKNGELPDDIELIGKTISDICYHNAKNYFDF; via the coding sequence ATGAAACCTTTTATTACAGATAACTTTTTATTACAAAATAAGTACGCAGAAGAATTATACTTCAGATACGCGGAAAAACAACCCATCATTGATTATCATAATCATTTGATTCCTAAAGATATTGCGGAAGACACTGTTTTCGATAACATCTCAAAGGTTTGGATTGCAGGTGACCATTACAAATGGAGAGCCATGCGTACCATGGGAGTGAACGAAAAATTCATCACAGGGGACGCTTCAGATAAAGAAAAATTTGAGGCATGGGCAAAAACAGTTCCGTATACATTGAGAAATCCTTTGTACCACTGGACACATCTGGAATTAAAAAGATATTTCGAAATTGATGAATTGTTAAATGCAGACAACGCATCGGAAATCTACGAAAATATCACCGCTCAGCTTCATACTCCTGAAAAATCAACAAGAGGCTTATTAAAAATGATGAATGTTGAATCTCTGTGCACTACGGAAGATCCTACAGATCTATTGAATTATCACCAGGATCTAGCAAAAAGCGATTTCACCATTAAAGTAAGTACTGCTTTCCGTCCTGATAAAGCAATTTTAATTGAAAATCACAACTTTGCGGATTATATTTCAAGATTAGGCGAATCTGCCGGAATTGAAATTAATTCCTATCATACTTTATGTGATGCTTTAATCAAAAGAATTGAATACTTCCATGAAAACGGCTGCAGATTGTGCGACCACGGATTAAATAATATTTCTTTTGAAGAAGCTTCACAAGCGGAAGTAAACGCAATTTTTAATGATAAAATTTCAGGAAAAGTAATTGCTGAAAAGCAGGTGAATCAATTCAAAACTGCCATTTTATTATTTTTAGGAGAAGCGTACCACAAATATGGTTGGGTTCAGCAGTTTCATCTTGGAGCATTGAGAAATAATAATGAAAGAATGCACAGAATTCTTGGTCCTGATACGGGATGGGATTCTATAGGTGACTTCGTTCAGGCTGAAACCCTGTCTAAATTACTGAATACATTAGACGGAAAAGATAAGTTAACAAAAACCATTTTATACAATTTAAATCCTGCTGACAATGAGATTTTTGCGACAATGATTGGGAATTTCAATGATGGAAGCATCAAAGGAAAAGTACAGTTCGGATCAGGATGGTGGTTTCTTGATCAGAAAGACGGTATGATCAAGCAGATGAATGCCCTTTCAAACATGGGGTTGATCAGCTGTTTCGTTGGAATGCTGACAGATTCCAGGAGTTTTCTTTCTTTCCCGAGACACGAATATTTCAGAAGAGTATTGTGTAATCTTTTCGGAGAAGAAATGAAAAACGGTGAATTACCTGATGATATCGAACTGATTGGTAAGACCATTTCAGATATTTGTTATCATAACGCAAAAAATTATTTTGATTTTTAA
- a CDS encoding pectinesterase family protein gives MKAPLININFNFISILSILLLSLLSFKTADKTIVVSKDGKGSFTTIQQAIDAIENDSSIRTKILIKPGVYKEKITIPETKGPIVLEGENPQNTNITYDDFASKKNAEGKDIGTTGSSTIFIYSNDFTAKNISFENSSGKVGQAVAVLTSGDRIAFENCRFLGNQDTLYLKGAQDSTDKTKPSRNYFKNCYIEGTTDYIFGAGTAVFENCTIYSKETASYVTAASTPQENEFGFVFINSKIIGNAKENSVYLGRPWRPFAKTVYIDCEINSTIKPEGWHNWSKPDAEKTTFYAEFNSKGSGAHISKRVPWSHQLTKGERKKYTTEIILKGNDRWNIKKSLK, from the coding sequence ATGAAAGCTCCTCTCATTAATATAAATTTTAACTTCATTTCAATACTTTCGATACTATTGTTAAGCCTTCTTTCTTTTAAAACTGCCGATAAAACGATCGTGGTTTCAAAAGACGGAAAAGGCAGCTTTACCACCATACAACAAGCCATTGATGCCATTGAAAATGATTCTTCTATAAGGACAAAAATTTTAATTAAACCCGGAGTTTACAAAGAAAAAATTACCATTCCTGAAACAAAAGGTCCCATTGTGTTAGAAGGAGAAAACCCTCAAAACACCAACATTACGTATGATGATTTTGCTTCAAAAAAGAATGCAGAAGGAAAAGATATCGGAACCACAGGTTCTTCTACTATTTTTATTTATTCAAATGATTTCACAGCGAAAAACATTTCATTTGAAAACAGCTCAGGAAAAGTTGGGCAGGCCGTTGCCGTACTGACTTCAGGAGACAGAATCGCTTTTGAAAACTGCAGATTCTTAGGAAATCAGGATACATTGTACTTAAAAGGAGCTCAGGATTCCACTGACAAGACAAAACCATCAAGAAATTACTTTAAAAACTGCTATATCGAAGGTACAACCGATTATATTTTCGGAGCCGGAACTGCCGTTTTTGAAAACTGCACCATTTATTCTAAAGAAACGGCAAGCTACGTTACAGCCGCTTCTACCCCACAGGAAAACGAGTTCGGATTTGTTTTTATCAATTCAAAAATCATCGGAAATGCCAAAGAAAACTCAGTGTATTTAGGAAGACCCTGGAGACCTTTTGCAAAAACCGTTTACATTGATTGCGAAATCAATTCTACCATAAAACCTGAAGGATGGCACAACTGGAGCAAACCTGATGCAGAAAAGACCACTTTCTACGCAGAATTCAACTCAAAAGGAAGCGGAGCCCATATTTCCAAAAGAGTTCCGTGGTCACATCAATTAACAAAAGGAGAAAGAAAAAAGTACACTACAGAAATTATTTTAAAAGGAAACGACCGTTGGAACATCAAAAAAAGTTTGAAATAA
- a CDS encoding polysaccharide lyase family 1 protein, producing MFTIGTLCGIAMLTNAQEVLSFPGAEGFGRYTTGGRGGRVYFVTKLTDDGSEGTLRYALDQKGPRYIVFKTGGTIYLESPLKIKEGDVTVAGQTAPGDGITVANYETFIGADNVVIRYMRFRMGDQKNFEGDALGARFVKNLIIDHCSMSWSTDETVSIYVNENTTLQWCVIAESLRNSAHRKGAHGYGGIAGGKFASFHHNLYAHHDSRNPRLGEYAGSEFALTDLTDFRNNVIYNWGHNNIYGGEGMNVNMVNNYYKPGPATMTRQRIVAIDKNEKPETEVYNIWGKYYISGNVIEGNAEVTKDNWAQGVFAQMKPSYNLMEKDKNEIKINKPHDIQNNVKTDPAKAAYDKILQIGGASLVRDAVDLHVLKDVKNGSFTYSGSKGSSSGIIDSQKDVGGFPDLKRGKPLPDSDNDGMPDEWEIKNKLNPKVANSNERNLDKNYDNIEVYFNDLVKKITERQYQ from the coding sequence ATGTTCACGATAGGGACCTTATGTGGTATTGCAATGTTGACCAATGCTCAGGAAGTCTTGAGTTTTCCGGGAGCAGAAGGTTTCGGAAGATATACAACAGGTGGCCGCGGCGGAAGGGTTTATTTCGTAACAAAACTAACAGATGATGGCTCAGAAGGCACTTTAAGATATGCTTTAGACCAAAAAGGTCCGAGATATATTGTGTTTAAAACCGGCGGAACCATTTATCTGGAATCCCCTTTAAAGATAAAGGAAGGCGATGTTACCGTTGCCGGACAAACCGCTCCCGGAGATGGAATTACAGTTGCCAATTACGAAACTTTCATAGGCGCAGACAATGTGGTTATACGTTACATGCGATTCAGAATGGGCGATCAGAAAAATTTTGAAGGCGATGCGTTAGGGGCAAGATTTGTCAAAAATCTAATCATTGATCATTGCTCTATGAGCTGGTCAACAGATGAAACAGTATCCATTTATGTGAATGAAAACACCACGCTTCAATGGTGCGTGATCGCAGAAAGTTTAAGAAATTCTGCTCACCGGAAAGGCGCTCACGGATATGGCGGAATTGCAGGAGGAAAATTTGCAAGTTTTCACCATAATCTCTATGCTCATCACGACAGCAGAAACCCGAGATTGGGAGAATATGCGGGAAGTGAATTTGCCCTGACCGATCTTACCGATTTCAGAAATAATGTGATCTACAACTGGGGACACAACAATATCTACGGTGGTGAAGGAATGAACGTAAATATGGTTAATAATTACTACAAACCTGGACCTGCAACCATGACCAGACAGAGAATTGTTGCCATTGATAAAAATGAAAAACCAGAGACAGAAGTTTACAATATCTGGGGGAAATATTACATCAGCGGAAATGTGATTGAAGGAAATGCAGAAGTAACAAAAGACAATTGGGCACAAGGAGTTTTCGCACAGATGAAACCTTCTTATAACCTGATGGAAAAAGATAAAAATGAAATAAAAATCAACAAGCCTCATGATATTCAGAATAATGTAAAAACTGATCCTGCAAAAGCAGCTTATGATAAAATTTTACAGATCGGCGGTGCCAGTTTAGTAAGGGATGCTGTGGATTTACATGTTTTAAAAGATGTAAAAAACGGAAGCTTCACTTACAGCGGTTCAAAAGGAAGTTCCAGCGGAATCATAGATTCTCAAAAAGATGTCGGCGGATTTCCGGATTTAAAAAGAGGAAAACCCCTACCCGATTCAGACAACGACGGAATGCCTGATGAATGGGAAATTAAGAATAAATTAAATCCAAAAGTTGCCAATTCCAACGAACGGAATTTGGATAAAAACTACGATAATATTGAAGTATATTTTAACGATCTGGTTAAAAAAATAACCGAAAGACAATACCAATAA